A window from Amblyomma americanum isolate KBUSLIRL-KWMA chromosome 7, ASM5285725v1, whole genome shotgun sequence encodes these proteins:
- the LOC144097093 gene encoding arylsulfatase B-like isoform X2 — translation MGLQHAVMIPAQPGGMDPRVPTMAERLKGLGYVTHALGKWHLGYSCAKYLPTRRGFDTFYGYYNTAKYYFTQKLNFNNMCGRDYWDNEKPATDADGTYDTNLVTDRVVDIISSHDSNKPLFIYLASLAAHGQTWNLTTDAPQRNLAKFPYIGDHNRTLLAGAVDALDESVGRIVAALHQRRMLANSVLVFTSDNGGIPWGVFSNTGSNWPLRGTKGTMWEGGVRLPAVVWSPLLVPGSRVVVPQPMHVVDWLPTLYSAAGGSIKDLGVIDGIDLWPALSAAKSSKETSWPRSEFLINFDTGAGLSAYRDGNYKLVAVTTPTAGEARYPFDEPGLQRHVPTPGGMPPDQSGHNATELLNTRMKSSLAWRTLKDFYGDGDASCLASLSSDWREQAAIRCESNNEAVPGLEELREGDYLFDIAQDPCELKNLAQSLPSVVAKLSQKLNSYASVTKPPATLTMDPAGLPFVNDCIWPPWEDRTQTAKQSCSCP, via the exons ATGG GTTTGCAGCACGCCGTCATGATTCCGGCCCAGCCGGGAGGCATGGACCCGAGAGTTCCCACCATGGCCGAGCGACTCAAGGGGCTCGGCTACGTGACGCACGCCCTAGGAAAG TGGCACCTGGGGTACTCCTGCGCTAAGTACTTGCCCACGCGGCGTGGTTTCGATACCTTTTACGGTTACTATAACACGGCCAAGTACTACTTCACACAGAAGCTGAACTTT AACAACATGTGCGGCCGCGATTACTGGGACAACGAGAAGCCGGCGACCGACGCAGATGGCACGTACGACACCAACCTCGTCACCGACAGGGTCGTCGACATTATTTCCAGCCACGACTCGAACAAG CCTCTGTTCATTTACCTGGCATCTCTGGCGGCACACGGACAGACGTGGAACTTGACTACAGACGCGCCCCAGAGGAACCTGGCCAAATTCCCGTACATCGGAGACCACAACAGGACGCTTCTCGCAG GCGCTGTGGACGCCCTGGACGAGTCCGTGGGTCGCATCGTGGCGGCCCTGCACCAGCGTCGGATGCTGGCCAACAGCGTGCTGGTCTTCACAAGCGACAACGGCGGCATCCCGTGGGGCGTCTTCTCGAACACCGGCTCCAACTGGCCCCTGCGGGGCACCAAGGGCACCATGTGGGAGGGCGGGGTCCGCTTGCCGGCCGTGGTGTGGAGCCCGCTGCTCGTGCCCGGGTCCCGCGTGGTCGTGCCGCAGCCGATGCACGTCGTCGACTGGCTACCCACGCTGTATTCGGCAGCAG GGGGCAGCATCAAAGACCTGGGCGTGATCGACGGAATCGACCTGTGGCCTGCTTTGTCCGCGGCAAAAAGCAGCAAGGAGACGTCGTGGCCTCGCAGCGAATTCCTCATCAACTTCGACACCGGCGCTGGTCTGTCGGCGTACCGGGACGGCAATTACAAACTCGTCGCGGTTACAACACCGACAGCGGGGGAGGCTCGGTATCCCTTCGATGAGCCCGGACTCCAGCGGCACGTGCCTACGCCAGGCGGCATGCCTCCTGACCAGAGCGGTCACAACGCGACCGAACTCCTAAACACCCGGATGAAGTCATCTCTGGCGTGGAGGACTCTTAAGGACTTCTATGGTGACGGCGACGCAAGCTGTCTCGCATCCCTTTCCTCCGACTGGCGTGAGCAGGCCGCTATCCGGTGCGAGTCGAATAACGAGGCCGTTCCCGGTCTCGAGGAGTTGCGCGAGGGCGACTACCTGTTCGACATAGCGCAGGATCCATGCGAACTTAAAAACCTGGCGCAGAGCCTGCCGTCG GTGGTGGCCAAGCTATCCCAGAAGCTCAATTCGTATGCGTCTGTCACGAAGCCACCGGCGACGCTGACGATGGACCCAGCGGGTCTGCCCTTCGTAAACGACTGCATCTGGCCTCCCTGGGAAGACAGGACGCAGACGGCCAAGCAGAGCTGTTCCTGCCCATGA
- the LOC144097095 gene encoding glutathione S-transferase omega-1-like: MSSWALASGSDFPPLVPGKLRLYSMRFCPYAQRALLILQAKSIDHEVVNINLKDRPEWSKDVLPAGSLPVLAQVDKLISGSIAIAEYLEEAYPETRAMLPKDPYLKALDRSFLDAALPAVDSVVSVLMERGLKKDNWAALLRKISLYEEELARRKTAFFTGQEPGFVDYVTWPAFVLAHGISAVHKELEMPSAETFPHFSRWSESMREDRCVMEVVNEEYTVLFVQSYVTGQRDFNAGLH; encoded by the exons ATGAGCTCCTGGGCCCTCGCATCTG GCTCCGACTTCCCTCCGCTTGTTCCGGGCAAGCTTCGGCTGTACAGCATGCGGTTCTGCCCGTATGCGCAACGCGCTCTGCTTATCCTGCAAGCGAAGTCCATTGA TCACGAAGTCGTCAACATAAACCTGAAGGACAGACCCGAGTGGAGTAAAGACGTGCTCCCGGCAGGATCCCTGCCCGTGCTTGCTCAAGTAGACAAGCTCATCAGCGGCTCCATTGCCATAGCTGAATACCTGGAGGAGGCCTACCCGGAGACGAGGGCGATGCTGCCCAAAGACCCGTACCTGAAGGCACTCGACAGAAGCTTTCTGGACGCTGCCTTGCCC GCGGTCGACTCGGTTGTTTCTGTTCTCATGGAAAGAGGTCTCAAAAAAGACAACTGGGCTGCCCTTCTGAGAAAGATCTCGCTGTATGAAGAGGAGCTTGCCAGGAGGAAGACAGCTTTCTTCACTG GGCAGGAACCTGGCTTTGTCGACTATGTCACGTGGCCAGCTTTTGTCCTCGCCCATGGCATCTCTGCGGTCCACAAGGAACTGGAGATGCCGTCAGCCGAGACTttccctcatttctcgcgctggTCGGAAAGCATGAGGGAAGACCGTTGCGTGATGGAGGTCGTAAACGAAGAGTACACTGTTCTCTTCGTCCAGTCGTACGTGACGGGCCAGAGAGATTTCAACGCTGGCTTGCACTGA